In a single window of the Xylanibacillus composti genome:
- the flgL gene encoding flagellar hook-associated protein FlgL, with the protein MRVTNSMQSIQLLSNVRNTHANILKWQDKLSTGQRIQRPGDDPVGIGYMMRYNTELNRYDEFLENARTGNGWLRTMDDLMQQSNDVLKRAKDLVQRAATGTTPDDARAQIAAEIKQLKEQLVAIGNSTYAGRYMFNGQKTDLPPYTINNAANDVTDKGVYYLNVSPSVTVPVSITGEMIYGEAGAPDNVFKVLDDIITHLETPGSQSDLLNDMNLIDQASDRISVSWAEIGARMNRFELVENRILDEVASLKQLRSEMGDVDMAEAIMEIKLQENVLQAALATGARIMQVSLVDFIR; encoded by the coding sequence ATGCGGGTAACGAATAGCATGCAGAGTATTCAATTGCTGTCTAACGTGCGCAATACGCATGCCAACATCCTGAAATGGCAGGACAAGCTGTCTACAGGACAGCGCATCCAACGCCCTGGAGACGATCCGGTCGGAATAGGGTATATGATGCGGTATAACACCGAACTGAATCGGTACGATGAGTTTTTGGAGAATGCCCGTACAGGAAACGGTTGGTTGCGAACGATGGACGACCTGATGCAGCAATCCAACGATGTATTAAAGAGAGCGAAGGATCTGGTGCAGCGAGCGGCTACAGGTACAACTCCGGATGATGCACGAGCGCAGATAGCCGCCGAGATCAAACAGTTGAAGGAACAACTGGTTGCGATCGGCAACAGCACGTATGCGGGTCGATATATGTTCAATGGACAAAAGACTGATCTGCCACCGTACACGATTAACAATGCTGCGAATGATGTAACCGACAAGGGAGTTTACTACTTGAATGTAAGTCCGTCTGTCACCGTACCAGTTAGCATAACTGGCGAGATGATCTACGGTGAAGCAGGCGCACCAGACAATGTGTTCAAAGTGCTTGATGATATCATAACGCACTTGGAAACCCCTGGTAGTCAGTCGGATCTGTTGAATGACATGAATCTGATCGATCAGGCTTCGGACCGCATATCTGTCAGCTGGGCGGAAATTGGAGCAAGAATGAACCGCTTCGAATTGGTGGAAAACCGCATCCTTGATGAAGTAGCCAGTCTGAAGCAGCTTCGCTCGGAAATGGGCGATGTCGATATGGCTGAAGCGATTATGGAGATCAAGCTGCAGGAGAATGTGCTGCAGGCAGCCTTGGCGACAGGGGCACGCATTATGCAGGTATCCTTGGTCGACTTTATCCGATAA
- a CDS encoding DUF6470 family protein has translation MNTQLQIRSSLAQLGLRITPLEMNIKQELPKVEIESKPADMKIQRHEPVLQADWTQVWEDLGLKRPSTLAAERKTESEQQALEFIQRTAQNGDRVANLKAREENVFGNIARDEFFRRRGEVQVVLDALPNQGPKWQVDVRPPEIEITPNQPVVRVHDTRPQIDVRLGDVEVYLEKEPIVDIYV, from the coding sequence ATGAATACACAGCTGCAAATCCGATCCAGTCTGGCGCAGTTGGGCCTACGGATTACTCCATTGGAGATGAATATCAAGCAAGAATTGCCAAAGGTTGAAATCGAGTCGAAACCGGCCGATATGAAGATTCAGCGGCATGAGCCTGTCTTGCAAGCCGATTGGACACAGGTGTGGGAAGATCTGGGTTTGAAGCGTCCTTCGACGCTTGCGGCTGAACGCAAGACTGAAAGTGAGCAGCAAGCCCTTGAGTTCATTCAACGCACTGCGCAAAATGGGGATCGAGTGGCCAATCTGAAGGCACGGGAAGAAAACGTGTTTGGCAATATTGCGCGAGACGAATTTTTCCGAAGAAGGGGCGAGGTTCAGGTTGTGCTGGATGCGCTCCCCAATCAGGGACCCAAATGGCAGGTTGATGTCCGCCCGCCGGAGATTGAAATCACACCGAATCAGCCTGTGGTTCGTGTCCATGACACAAGGCCGCAAATTGATGTTCGTCTGGGCGATGTTGAAGTCTACTTGGAAAAAGAGCCGATCGTGGATATATACGTATAA
- the fliW gene encoding flagellar assembly protein FliW has protein sequence MAIKSNEEVIVIESRLYGRMEVPKRQIYRFDRGIVGIAEHRQYAIIGVEDSAFFTMHAIDGSLCFHLISASVVAQDYQFVIDEETVKLLQAESAESIAVFLIVNAIDDRLYVNLKAPILIAPENLTGCQYIISDKDYPIRFPLESEET, from the coding sequence ATGGCCATCAAAAGCAATGAGGAAGTTATCGTAATTGAAAGCAGGCTTTATGGACGAATGGAAGTGCCCAAGCGGCAAATATATCGATTTGACCGCGGCATTGTGGGTATTGCAGAGCATCGGCAGTATGCCATCATTGGGGTGGAGGATTCAGCCTTTTTTACGATGCATGCCATCGATGGCAGCCTGTGCTTTCACCTGATCTCAGCCTCCGTTGTGGCGCAAGATTATCAATTTGTCATAGACGAAGAAACGGTGAAGCTGCTGCAGGCGGAGTCAGCCGAGAGCATCGCTGTTTTCCTCATTGTAAATGCGATCGATGATCGGCTATACGTCAATCTGAAGGCTCCTATTCTTATTGCGCCAGAGAATTTGACAGGCTGTCAATATATTATATCGGATAAGGATTACCCGATCCGCTTTCCGTTGGAAAGCGAGGAGACTTGA
- the csrA gene encoding carbon storage regulator CsrA, whose product MLVLKRKVGETIVIGEGIEVQVLGIEGESVKIGIDAPKDVQILRKELYDSIREENVRAAVQHLPQEQLQKLLRQQFNHTKTE is encoded by the coding sequence ATGCTTGTGCTGAAGCGAAAAGTCGGAGAAACGATTGTGATTGGCGAGGGTATTGAAGTGCAGGTGCTTGGCATTGAAGGGGAAAGCGTCAAGATCGGAATCGACGCTCCGAAAGATGTGCAGATTCTGCGGAAGGAACTGTACGACAGCATTCGGGAAGAAAATGTTCGGGCAGCCGTTCAGCATCTGCCCCAGGAACAGCTTCAAAAATTATTGCGTCAGCAATTCAATCATACAAAAACAGAATAA